A window from Theobroma cacao cultivar B97-61/B2 chromosome 3, Criollo_cocoa_genome_V2, whole genome shotgun sequence encodes these proteins:
- the LOC18604896 gene encoding dirigent protein 22 translates to MAYASKFLLLIQLVAAAYNTDALKQKVTRIQFYMHDIVGGPEPTAVRVASRSNFTGQDPIAATFGSIVMMDNPLTVTPNINSTLVGRAQGMYAMSSQQKEFSLLMTLTYAFTSGPYNGSTFSVLGRNPVMNEVREMPVVGGTGKFRLARGYCLARSYSMKEMDAVIGYNVTLLH, encoded by the coding sequence ATGGCCTATGCAAGCAAATTTTTGCTTCTCATACAGTTGGTTGCAGCTGCTTACAACACAGATGCCTTGAAGCAGAAGGTGACTCGCATCCAATTCTACATGCATGACATCGTTGGAGGCCCAGAGCCAACTGCTGTCAGGGTAGCTAGCCGCTCCAACTTCACCGGTCAAGACCCGATCGCAGCCACGTTTGGGTCTATTGTCATGATGGACAACCCTCTGACGGTCACCCCAAACATAAACTCGACGTTAGTTGGGCGTGCTCAAGGGATGTATGCTATGTCATCACAACAAAAGGAGTTCAGCCTTCTTATGACCCTTACTTACGCTTTTACTAGCGGACCTTATAACGGTAGCACCTTCAGCGTCCTCGGCCGCAATCCAGTAATGAATGAAGTAAGAGAAATGCCGGTGGTTGGAGGCACCGGAAAGTTTAGGCTAGCTCGTGGATATTGCCTTGCCAGGTCCTACTCAATGAAAGAAATGGATGCAGTGATCGGATATAATGTAACATTGCTACACTAG
- the LOC18604897 gene encoding protein BREAKING OF ASYMMETRY IN THE STOMATAL LINEAGE, with protein MSTPWTLTRFVRWRVRDWASCFLACRFPLEEESETHRSSSPQLPIRNTVFETKEHTGDKKSNKRLSRQNRCTKDRQLDLSPAVPRNTASVENGSDNSSWARFSDEEYIVFCFREDGAFDVVKDSKSEDSNHSSRSSWPVNRKLNYAEDAERDKQSSDEGRSNEDGKEEEIIPAIEGDGEGSSICLEVELASGSIRRRHYQVEETLNRGMVSVESSDSNQSDGSTGSFAFPVLGWEWMGSPVQMPKSDGRNPRKNKALSVRFQCFRF; from the exons ATGTCCACGCCGTGGACACTTACAAGGTTCGTTAGATGGAGAGTAAGGGATTGGGCTTCATGTTTCTTGGCTTGCCGGTTCCCTTTAG AAGAAGAATCAGAGACACATCGCTCTTCATCGCCTCAACTGCCAATCAGAAACACGGTTTTCGAAACCAAGGAACACACCGGAGATAAGAAGAGTAACAAAAGACTGTCACGGCAAAACAGATGCACCAAGGATAGACAGCTAGACCTGAGTCCAGCAGTGCCTAGGAATACTGCTTCAGTAGAAAATGGGAGTGACAACTCAAGCTGGGCACGTTTTTCTGATGAAGAATATATAGTCTTCTGCTTTAGAGAAGATGGAGCCTTTGATGTTGTGAAGGATAGCAAATCCGAAGATTCCAATCACTCGAGTAGAAGTTCATGGCCTGTTAATCGAAAG CTTAATTATGCTGAGGATGCAGAAAGAGATAAGCAAAGCAGCGATGAGGGAAGATCAAATGAAGATGGAAAAGAGGAAGAGATCATTCCTGCTATAGAG GGTGATGGAGAAGGGAGCAGCATCTGCTTGGAGGTAGAGTTAGCTTCAGGTAGCATAAGGAGAAGACATTACCAGGTAGAGGAGACACTTAACCGCGGGATGGTTTCTGTTGAATCAAGTGACTCGAACCAATCTGATGGCAGCACGGGATCATTTGCCTTTCCTGT GCTGGGATGGGAGTGGATGGGAAGTCCAGTGCAAATGCCGAAATCTGATGGCAGGAacccaaggaagaacaaggcCCTCTCTGTGCGTTTCCAATGTTTCAGATTCTGA
- the LOC18604898 gene encoding uncharacterized protein LOC18604898 isoform X1: MFEPQHFVDLQDNSGFGDPKSWLSGDNNINDNSSPTHHRTQSSLTNSTPSNGNVDRVLYNDLVEMIPLVQSLIERKANSSFTRRGSMIYTKTPSREYLSRKKATDMKGRNAAQSIPVRKKKDQGDRNGSNNQDGDSFSIFSSRALAAEKEDEELVALREQLEDMQRKLLETDELLKAAEISKNQINDIQAELDKLKQHAAEKDSLVKSIQLQLSDAKIKLADKQAALEKTQWEAITSKQKVEKLQNDIDSVQGEFSSFMLLLNGLTKNNSTKHAEDYDVASYHFDHLPYIDDADDNEIQKMEEARQAYVAALAAAKEKQDEESLAAAASARLYLQSFLFRSESLEESNISIS; encoded by the exons atgtTTGAGCCGCAACATTTCGTAGATTTACAAGACAATTCTGGCTTCGGGGACCCCAAATCCTGGCTTTCAGGGGATAACAACATTAACGACAACTCGTCCCCGACTCACCACCGAACTCAGTCCTCACTCACAAACTCAACCCCCTCTAACGGCAATGTGGATCGCGTCCTCTACAACGATCTCGTCGAGATGATCCCTCTCGTTCAATCCCTCATC GAGCGGAAAGCAAACAGTTCATTTACAAGGCGTGGTTCGATGATATATACTAAGACGCCTTCAAGGGAATACCTATCCCGGAAA AAGGCTACTGATATGAAAGGGAGGAATGCAGCTCAGTCCATTCCAGTGAGAAAGAAGAAGGACCAAGGAGACAGGAATGGTAGTAATAACCAAGATGGTGACAGCTTTTCAATCTTTTCCTCAAGGGCTTTGGCAgcagaaaaagaagatgaGGAGTTAGTTGCTTTGAGGGAACAACTGGAGGATATGCAAAGAAAGTTACTGGAAACAGATGAGCTTCTCAAAGCAGCAGAGATTTCGAAGAATCAGATTAATGATATTCAGGCAGAACTTGATAAATTGAAGCAACATGCTGCAGAAAAGGACTCTTTGGTCAAGTCTATACAGCTACAACTCTCTGATGCCAAG ATTAAGCTTGCAGACAAGCAGGCTGCCTTGGAGAAGACTCAGTGGGAAGCAATAACATCTAAGCAGAAGGTAGAGAAGCTGCAAAATGATATAGACTCGGTGCAAGGAgaattttcatcatttatgCTGTTATTAAATGGTTTGACAAAGAACAACTCCACTAAACATGCTGAAGATTATGATGTAGCTTCGTACCATTTCGATCATCTCCCTTATATA GATGATGCAGATGACAACGAGATACAGAAAATGGAAGAAGCGAGGCAAGCTTATGTTGCTGCTCTTGCTGCTGCCAAAGAGAAGCAAGATGAAGAATCCCTTGCTGCTGCAGCCAGTGCAAGGTTATATCTTCAATCATTTCTTTTCAGATCAGAAAGTTTGGAAGAAAGCAATATAAGCATTTCATAA
- the LOC18604898 gene encoding uncharacterized protein LOC18604898 isoform X2, with protein MFEPQHFVDLQDNSGFGDPKSWLSGDNNINDNSSPTHHRTQSSLTNSTPSNGNVDRVLYNDLVEMIPLVQSLIERKANSSFTRRGSMIYTKTPSREYLSRKATDMKGRNAAQSIPVRKKKDQGDRNGSNNQDGDSFSIFSSRALAAEKEDEELVALREQLEDMQRKLLETDELLKAAEISKNQINDIQAELDKLKQHAAEKDSLVKSIQLQLSDAKIKLADKQAALEKTQWEAITSKQKVEKLQNDIDSVQGEFSSFMLLLNGLTKNNSTKHAEDYDVASYHFDHLPYIDDADDNEIQKMEEARQAYVAALAAAKEKQDEESLAAAASARLYLQSFLFRSESLEESNISIS; from the exons atgtTTGAGCCGCAACATTTCGTAGATTTACAAGACAATTCTGGCTTCGGGGACCCCAAATCCTGGCTTTCAGGGGATAACAACATTAACGACAACTCGTCCCCGACTCACCACCGAACTCAGTCCTCACTCACAAACTCAACCCCCTCTAACGGCAATGTGGATCGCGTCCTCTACAACGATCTCGTCGAGATGATCCCTCTCGTTCAATCCCTCATC GAGCGGAAAGCAAACAGTTCATTTACAAGGCGTGGTTCGATGATATATACTAAGACGCCTTCAAGGGAATACCTATCCCGGAAA GCTACTGATATGAAAGGGAGGAATGCAGCTCAGTCCATTCCAGTGAGAAAGAAGAAGGACCAAGGAGACAGGAATGGTAGTAATAACCAAGATGGTGACAGCTTTTCAATCTTTTCCTCAAGGGCTTTGGCAgcagaaaaagaagatgaGGAGTTAGTTGCTTTGAGGGAACAACTGGAGGATATGCAAAGAAAGTTACTGGAAACAGATGAGCTTCTCAAAGCAGCAGAGATTTCGAAGAATCAGATTAATGATATTCAGGCAGAACTTGATAAATTGAAGCAACATGCTGCAGAAAAGGACTCTTTGGTCAAGTCTATACAGCTACAACTCTCTGATGCCAAG ATTAAGCTTGCAGACAAGCAGGCTGCCTTGGAGAAGACTCAGTGGGAAGCAATAACATCTAAGCAGAAGGTAGAGAAGCTGCAAAATGATATAGACTCGGTGCAAGGAgaattttcatcatttatgCTGTTATTAAATGGTTTGACAAAGAACAACTCCACTAAACATGCTGAAGATTATGATGTAGCTTCGTACCATTTCGATCATCTCCCTTATATA GATGATGCAGATGACAACGAGATACAGAAAATGGAAGAAGCGAGGCAAGCTTATGTTGCTGCTCTTGCTGCTGCCAAAGAGAAGCAAGATGAAGAATCCCTTGCTGCTGCAGCCAGTGCAAGGTTATATCTTCAATCATTTCTTTTCAGATCAGAAAGTTTGGAAGAAAGCAATATAAGCATTTCATAA
- the LOC18604899 gene encoding uncharacterized protein LOC18604899 encodes MRAFKVKTNIEVNGQRGDGGVKDHGVNDFMAWKNPTQGASYPASLGEAERSKEENQLLNTSDTFLASDAPELVVFIQESDYQSVKDIFIDREVTSRSRLNYKDISSKFHTDVNGDGEEPRKTLRLTSSISNEIEQDFQNYVRKQHALNTLMKDGEEESDGRDDRLPYKSTEKMIPEMQHVKEVQIEDVVSLNPVEPSATESIEDNRYLNEVSSNSGVESGSTINLSDSSLTTMSSLEEFLEGPECQQPYNTKRLSRTEDRTSRSLTGPSQSFVNQLAHGDCGSFALGPLSGPITYSGPIPCSGSISLRSTSSTASSNSFAFPILPSEWSGSPVRMVEADQRQPRKQQSWRTCFLC; translated from the exons ATGAGAGCATTTAAGGTAAAGACCAATATAGAAGTCAACGGACAGAGGGGAGATGGAGGAGTCAAGGACCACGGAGTTAATGATTTCATGGCTTGGAAGAATCCAACACAAGGGGCATCATACCCTGCAAGTCTTGGTGAAGCGGAAAGAAGTAAGGAAGAGAACCAACTCCTTAATACCAGTGACACCTTTTTAGCATCTGATGCGCCAGAGCTGGTTGTATTTATTCAAGAGAGTGATTATCAGTCTGTCAAGGATATTTTCATAGATAGGGAAGTTACTTCACGGAGTCGATTGAACTACAAAGATATCTCTTCCAAGTTTCACACGGATGTCAATGGTGACGGTGAAGAACCCAGAAAAACTCTCAGGTTAACGTCATCCATTTCCAATGAGATTGAACAGGACTTCCAGAATTATGTAAGGAAACAGCATGCTCTCAATACTTTAATGAAGGATGGTGAAGAAGAATCTGATGGAAGAGATGATCGTTTACCTTATAAGTCCACTGAGAAGATGATTCCTGAGATGCAGCACGTGAAAGAG GTTCAAATTGAAGATGTCGTTTCATTGAACCCTGTGGAACCATCTGCAACTGAATCAATTGAAGACAATAGATATTTAAATGAGGTCTCTTCCAATAGTGGAGTGGAGAGTGGAAGCACCATCAATCTTTCTGATTCATCCTTAACCACCATGAGTAGCCTTGAGGAATTTTTAGAAGGTCCAGAGTGTCAACAGCCTTATAACACTAAGCGCTTATCCAGGACTGAAGATAGGACGTCAAGAAGTCTAACAGGTCCAAGTCAAAGCTTTGTTAATCAACTTGCTCATGGAGATTGTGGTTCCTTTGCACTTGGTCCTCTTTCAGGCCCAATAACATATTCAGGACCAATACCATGTTCTGGTAGCATTTCTCTGCGGTCAACTAGTAGCACTGCCAGCTCtaattcttttgcttttccCAT ATTGCCATCAGAATGGAGTGGCAGCCCGGTAAGAATGGTGGAAGCTGACCAGAGACAGCCGAGGAAGCAGCAAAGTTGGAGAACCTGTTTTCTCTGCT GA
- the LOC18604901 gene encoding dof zinc finger protein DOF5.4 isoform X1, translated as MQDIHTIGGGRIFNGGGGGGGGGGGDRRLRPHHHPNHQALKCPRCDSLNTKFCYYNNYNLSQPRHFCKSCRRYWTKGGVLRNVPVGGGCRKAKRSKTKPSSETTTAAAAAAAVVPPQPQQQHRDQRKANSLSSSESSSLTAANSNVAVTNNNNNNDNDNNNNNSSAGGTAEAVSAVTSHSNLINVSESKFYGNPNNLGFEPGLLEQGSDCGIFSEIGSFTSLITSSNNETLSFGFSTVLNGQGLEQGQWQQQQKMMSIGGEEISGGLLDRTVQVELSNLHSRSEGEGSGGFGPLDWQGSGDQGLFDLPNAVDQTYWSQSQWTDQDHPNLYLPQNSIALWLENVPRHHETRKTVTIIANGGVVDFDEEKRGREGMGKCTDKEVVLSVLLLCKMLVGKLFFWWGPER; from the exons ATGCAAGACATCCACACGATCGGAGGTGGCCGTATATTCAACGgcggaggaggaggaggaggcgGCGGCGGAGGAGACAGAAGGTTACGACCGCACCACCACCCAAACCACCAAGCACTCAAGTGTCCACGCTGCGATTCTCTCAACACAAAATTCTGTTATTACAACAACTACAACCTCTCTCAGCCACGTCATTTCTGCAAGAGCTGCCGTCGTTATTGGACAAAAGGCGGCGTCCTCCGTAACGTCCCCGTCGGCGGTGGCTGCCGAAAAGCCAAGCGCTCGAAAACCAAACCTTCATCCGAAACCACcacagcagcagcagcagcggCCGCCGTCGTACCGCCACAGCCACAGCAGCAGCACCGTGATCAACGTAAAGCGAATTCTCTTTCTAGCAGCGAGAGTTCGAGTCTTACTGCAGCCAATTCTAACGTTGCAGtgactaataataataacaataacgACAACgacaacaacaacaataatAGTTCTGCTGGTGGCACTGCTGAGGCGGTGTCGGCAGTGACATCTCATTCTAACTTGATAAATGTAAGCGAGTCGAAGTTTTATGGAAACCCTAATAATTTAGGGTTCGAGCCTGGATTGCTGGAACAAGGATCGGACTGCGGGATATTTTCGGAGATTGGGAGTTTTACGAGCTTGATTACTTCATCAAACAACGAAACTTTGTCGTTTGGTTTCAGTACGGTATTAAATGGGCAAGGACTTGAGCAAGGGCAGTGGCAGCAGCAGCAAAAGATGATGAGTATAGGAGGGGAGGAAATCAGCGGGGGATTGCTTGATCGGACGGTGCAGGTTGAGCTATCAAATTTGCATAGCAGATCGGAGGGTGAGGGCTCTGGAGGATTTGGACCGTTGGATTGGCAAGGGAGTGGAGATCAAGGGTTGTTTGATCTTCCTAACGCTGTTGATCAGACGTATTGGAGTCAGAGTCAGTGGACTGATCAAGATCATCCTAACCTCTATCTCCC CCAAAACAGCATCGCTTTATGGCTTGAAAATGTGCCACGTCACCATGAAACAAGGAAAACGGTGACGATAATTGCAAACGGCGGTGTTGTTGATTTTGACGAAGAGAAGAGGGGAAGGGAAGGGATGGGGAAATGTACGGATAAAGAGGTAGTGTTGAGCGTACTACTCCTATGTAAGATGTTGGTTGGGAAGTTGTTTTTTTGGTGGGGCCCGGAAAGGTAG
- the LOC18604901 gene encoding dof zinc finger protein DOF5.4 isoform X2 codes for MQDIHTIGGGRIFNGGGGGGGGGGGDRRLRPHHHPNHQALKCPRCDSLNTKFCYYNNYNLSQPRHFCKSCRRYWTKGGVLRNVPVGGGCRKAKRSKTKPSSETTTAAAAAAAVVPPQPQQQHRDQRKANSLSSSESSSLTAANSNVAVTNNNNNNDNDNNNNNSSAGGTAEAVSAVTSHSNLINVSESKFYGNPNNLGFEPGLLEQGSDCGIFSEIGSFTSLITSSNNETLSFGFSTVLNGQGLEQGQWQQQQKMMSIGGEEISGGLLDRTVQVELSNLHSRSEGEGSGGFGPLDWQGSGDQGLFDLPNAVDQTYWSQSQWTDQDHPNLYLPERNDQSAA; via the exons ATGCAAGACATCCACACGATCGGAGGTGGCCGTATATTCAACGgcggaggaggaggaggaggcgGCGGCGGAGGAGACAGAAGGTTACGACCGCACCACCACCCAAACCACCAAGCACTCAAGTGTCCACGCTGCGATTCTCTCAACACAAAATTCTGTTATTACAACAACTACAACCTCTCTCAGCCACGTCATTTCTGCAAGAGCTGCCGTCGTTATTGGACAAAAGGCGGCGTCCTCCGTAACGTCCCCGTCGGCGGTGGCTGCCGAAAAGCCAAGCGCTCGAAAACCAAACCTTCATCCGAAACCACcacagcagcagcagcagcggCCGCCGTCGTACCGCCACAGCCACAGCAGCAGCACCGTGATCAACGTAAAGCGAATTCTCTTTCTAGCAGCGAGAGTTCGAGTCTTACTGCAGCCAATTCTAACGTTGCAGtgactaataataataacaataacgACAACgacaacaacaacaataatAGTTCTGCTGGTGGCACTGCTGAGGCGGTGTCGGCAGTGACATCTCATTCTAACTTGATAAATGTAAGCGAGTCGAAGTTTTATGGAAACCCTAATAATTTAGGGTTCGAGCCTGGATTGCTGGAACAAGGATCGGACTGCGGGATATTTTCGGAGATTGGGAGTTTTACGAGCTTGATTACTTCATCAAACAACGAAACTTTGTCGTTTGGTTTCAGTACGGTATTAAATGGGCAAGGACTTGAGCAAGGGCAGTGGCAGCAGCAGCAAAAGATGATGAGTATAGGAGGGGAGGAAATCAGCGGGGGATTGCTTGATCGGACGGTGCAGGTTGAGCTATCAAATTTGCATAGCAGATCGGAGGGTGAGGGCTCTGGAGGATTTGGACCGTTGGATTGGCAAGGGAGTGGAGATCAAGGGTTGTTTGATCTTCCTAACGCTGTTGATCAGACGTATTGGAGTCAGAGTCAGTGGACTGATCAAGATCATCCTAACCTCTATCTCCC TGAAAGAAATGACCAATCAGCGGCTTAA
- the LOC18604901 gene encoding dof zinc finger protein DOF5.4 isoform X3, whose product MQDIHTIGGGRIFNGGGGGGGGGGGDRRLRPHHHPNHQALKCPRCDSLNTKFCYYNNYNLSQPRHFCKSCRRYWTKGGVLRNVPVGGGCRKAKRSKTKPSSETTTAAAAAAAVVPPQPQQQHRDQRKANSLSSSESSSLTAANSNVAVTNNNNNNDNDNNNNNSSAGGTAEAVSAVTSHSNLINVSESKFYGNPNNLGFEPGLLEQGSDCGIFSEIGSFTSLITSSNNETLSFGFSTVLNGQGLEQGQWQQQQKMMSIGGEEISGGLLDRTVQVELSNLHSRSEGEGSGGFGPLDWQGSGDQGLFDLPNAVDQTYWSQSQWTDQDHPNLYLP is encoded by the exons ATGCAAGACATCCACACGATCGGAGGTGGCCGTATATTCAACGgcggaggaggaggaggaggcgGCGGCGGAGGAGACAGAAGGTTACGACCGCACCACCACCCAAACCACCAAGCACTCAAGTGTCCACGCTGCGATTCTCTCAACACAAAATTCTGTTATTACAACAACTACAACCTCTCTCAGCCACGTCATTTCTGCAAGAGCTGCCGTCGTTATTGGACAAAAGGCGGCGTCCTCCGTAACGTCCCCGTCGGCGGTGGCTGCCGAAAAGCCAAGCGCTCGAAAACCAAACCTTCATCCGAAACCACcacagcagcagcagcagcggCCGCCGTCGTACCGCCACAGCCACAGCAGCAGCACCGTGATCAACGTAAAGCGAATTCTCTTTCTAGCAGCGAGAGTTCGAGTCTTACTGCAGCCAATTCTAACGTTGCAGtgactaataataataacaataacgACAACgacaacaacaacaataatAGTTCTGCTGGTGGCACTGCTGAGGCGGTGTCGGCAGTGACATCTCATTCTAACTTGATAAATGTAAGCGAGTCGAAGTTTTATGGAAACCCTAATAATTTAGGGTTCGAGCCTGGATTGCTGGAACAAGGATCGGACTGCGGGATATTTTCGGAGATTGGGAGTTTTACGAGCTTGATTACTTCATCAAACAACGAAACTTTGTCGTTTGGTTTCAGTACGGTATTAAATGGGCAAGGACTTGAGCAAGGGCAGTGGCAGCAGCAGCAAAAGATGATGAGTATAGGAGGGGAGGAAATCAGCGGGGGATTGCTTGATCGGACGGTGCAGGTTGAGCTATCAAATTTGCATAGCAGATCGGAGGGTGAGGGCTCTGGAGGATTTGGACCGTTGGATTGGCAAGGGAGTGGAGATCAAGGGTTGTTTGATCTTCCTAACGCTGTTGATCAGACGTATTGGAGTCAGAGTCAGTGGACTGATCAAGATCATCCTAACCTCTATCTCCC aTAG